Proteins encoded within one genomic window of Nonomuraea gerenzanensis:
- a CDS encoding ChbG/HpnK family deacetylase, which translates to MSRRVVITADDLGREPGTTEVIVSLLAEGHVSATTLICVSPEAERAAAAVAVTGVVPRVHVTLTSERGLPRWRPIDGAASLVDPDGTLSDDPFVLGARGEAADVIREADAQLRWMRERGLAPVAADSHSGTLYGLHGRSWLAESLAWCARHGLAFRLPRDPEPYFGGPLPPPLAAAHERAIAYADALGVPVPQTIATNRRTARELGSYERLRDDYLRRLAALPEGTSELFLHPSRQDAVIGPDGVVRTWEARLLRDPVWHKALDSEDVEVVAGWWA; encoded by the coding sequence ATGAGCCGCCGCGTCGTGATCACGGCCGACGACCTCGGCCGCGAGCCCGGGACGACCGAGGTCATCGTCTCCCTGCTGGCCGAGGGACATGTCTCCGCGACCACGCTCATCTGCGTCTCGCCCGAGGCGGAGCGGGCCGCCGCGGCGGTGGCGGTGACCGGCGTCGTGCCGCGCGTGCACGTGACGCTCACCAGCGAGCGCGGGCTGCCCCGCTGGCGCCCGATCGACGGCGCGGCCAGCCTCGTCGATCCGGACGGCACGCTCAGCGACGACCCCTTCGTGCTCGGTGCCCGTGGCGAGGCGGCGGACGTCATCCGGGAGGCGGACGCGCAGCTCCGGTGGATGCGCGAGCGGGGCCTGGCGCCCGTGGCCGCCGACTCGCACTCCGGCACCCTGTACGGGCTGCACGGCCGATCCTGGCTGGCCGAGTCGCTGGCCTGGTGTGCCCGCCACGGCCTGGCCTTCCGGCTGCCCCGCGACCCCGAGCCGTACTTCGGCGGGCCCCTCCCGCCCCCGCTCGCCGCCGCCCACGAACGCGCCATCGCCTACGCCGACGCGCTGGGCGTGCCCGTCCCGCAGACGATCGCGACCAACCGGCGTACGGCGCGCGAGCTCGGCAGCTACGAGCGGCTGCGCGACGACTACCTGCGCCGGCTCGCCGCCCTGCCCGAGGGCACCAGCGAGCTGTTCCTGCATCCGTCCAGGCAGGACGCGGTCATCGGACCTGACGGTGTCGTGCGGACGTGGGAGGCGCGGCTGCTGCGCGACCCCGTCTGGCACAAGGCGCTCGACAGCGAGGACGTGGAGGTCGTCGCGGGCTGGTGGGCCTGA
- a CDS encoding beta-ketoacyl-[acyl-carrier-protein] synthase family protein, whose amino-acid sequence MRTGRVRIAVTGMGVRTTAGAHPKELWNALLAGRSTARPITSFDTEGLGVRFACQIADLDTSAYLTPKQASRLDRVARLALCAATDALADARAGSGSGSGSGAGDGDGDGDGVAGTPPERRAVVTGVALGGRTTDEAGMLAGRYPGRGNPGPLHVPMIMHNSAAAAIGIHHRIQGPSLSVETACASGAHAIGEAARLLRDGSADLVVAGGAEACVTPTVLLAFHRCQALSLRNDDPERASRPFDRDRDGFVLAEGAAFLVLENLEHALRRDARIHAELTGYATTSDAHHLTAPPPDGEGAARCMRAALADAGLSPVEIAHVNAHGTGTPLNDVAEARAISAVFGPAGVPVTSIKGVTGHAIAAAGAIEAVAAVLSMNERAIPPTANLDHLDPACDVDVVGRVRPMPPGPVLSNSFGFGGHNATLIFSPH is encoded by the coding sequence GTGAGGACTGGCCGCGTCAGGATCGCGGTGACCGGGATGGGCGTGCGCACGACGGCGGGCGCCCACCCCAAGGAGCTGTGGAACGCGCTGCTGGCCGGCCGGTCCACCGCCCGGCCGATCACCTCGTTCGACACCGAGGGGCTGGGAGTGCGCTTCGCCTGCCAGATCGCCGACCTGGACACCTCGGCGTACCTGACGCCCAAGCAGGCCTCCCGGCTCGACCGGGTGGCCAGGCTCGCGCTCTGCGCCGCCACCGACGCGCTCGCCGACGCCCGCGCCGGCTCTGGCTCTGGCTCTGGCTCTGGCGCCGGCGACGGCGACGGCGACGGCGACGGGGTGGCCGGGACGCCACCGGAGCGGCGGGCGGTGGTGACCGGCGTCGCCCTGGGCGGCAGGACGACCGACGAGGCGGGCATGCTCGCCGGCCGGTATCCCGGGCGCGGCAACCCCGGCCCGCTGCACGTCCCGATGATCATGCACAACTCCGCCGCCGCGGCGATCGGCATCCACCACCGGATCCAGGGCCCGAGCCTGTCGGTGGAGACGGCCTGCGCCTCCGGCGCGCACGCCATCGGCGAGGCGGCCCGCCTTCTGCGCGACGGCTCGGCCGACCTGGTGGTCGCCGGTGGGGCAGAAGCCTGCGTCACCCCCACCGTGCTGCTCGCCTTCCACCGCTGCCAGGCCCTGTCGCTGCGCAACGACGACCCCGAGCGCGCCAGCCGGCCCTTCGACCGTGACCGTGACGGGTTCGTGCTGGCCGAGGGCGCGGCGTTCCTCGTCCTGGAGAACCTGGAGCACGCGCTGCGCCGCGACGCCCGCATCCACGCCGAGCTGACCGGCTACGCCACCACCTCCGACGCCCACCACCTCACCGCGCCGCCGCCGGACGGCGAGGGCGCCGCCCGCTGCATGCGGGCCGCGCTCGCCGACGCCGGCCTGTCACCGGTCGAGATCGCGCACGTCAACGCGCACGGCACCGGGACACCGCTGAACGACGTGGCCGAGGCCCGGGCGATCAGCGCGGTGTTCGGCCCCGCCGGGGTCCCCGTCACCTCGATCAAGGGGGTCACCGGGCACGCCATCGCCGCCGCCGGCGCCATCGAGGCCGTGGCCGCAGTCCTGTCCATGAACGAACGCGCCATCCCGCCCACCGCCAACCTCGATCACCTGGACCCCGCGTGCGACGTCGACGTCGTCGGCCGGGTCCGGCCCATGCCGCCGGGGCCGGTGCTGTCCAACTCGTTCGGCTTCGGCGGCCACAACGCCACGCTCATCTTCTCGCCACATTGA
- a CDS encoding 3-oxoacyl-ACP synthase III family protein produces the protein MSRSRYSRVAGAAVHLPDGGLTTPQLEDLLAERNPGISVPRGLIERHSGVRFRHVAPPGWMASDLAVAAARELLRQTGHTPPSIDLIIYAGVSGDAVEPATGHMVAAKLGADCPVFDVRDACNSVLRAIHLADALITGGHHRTVLVACGEVVTSSIQWRLESQADFEPAIPSYTVSDSGTALLLESSGTPGVLGGRFGANSAYYEASIMPFVHDGAGGLRAGRFTIDPVALAIGVQKLDLGVLRQPLAERGLGWEDVAVVCVHQPSLAALHWLCELIELPRDKAEVTIAEHGNLAAATLPMQLHLAERAGRLARGDLVALVGVASGLSSGTVLLRW, from the coding sequence ATGAGCCGGTCGCGGTACTCCCGCGTGGCGGGGGCGGCGGTGCATCTGCCGGACGGCGGCCTGACGACGCCGCAGCTGGAGGACCTGCTGGCCGAGCGCAACCCCGGCATCAGCGTGCCGCGCGGCCTGATCGAGCGGCACAGCGGCGTGCGCTTCCGCCACGTCGCGCCGCCGGGGTGGATGGCCTCGGACCTGGCGGTCGCGGCGGCCCGCGAGCTGCTGCGGCAGACGGGGCACACGCCGCCGTCGATCGACCTGATCATCTACGCCGGGGTGTCCGGCGACGCCGTCGAGCCAGCGACGGGGCACATGGTGGCGGCCAAGCTGGGGGCCGACTGCCCGGTCTTCGACGTGCGGGACGCCTGCAACAGCGTGCTGCGGGCGATCCACCTGGCCGACGCGCTCATCACCGGCGGCCATCACCGTACGGTGCTCGTCGCCTGCGGCGAGGTCGTCACCTCCAGCATCCAGTGGCGGCTGGAGTCGCAGGCGGACTTCGAGCCGGCGATCCCGTCCTACACGGTCTCCGACTCGGGCACGGCGCTGCTGCTGGAGTCCAGCGGCACCCCCGGGGTGCTCGGGGGCCGGTTCGGGGCGAACTCCGCGTACTACGAGGCCTCGATCATGCCGTTCGTGCACGACGGCGCCGGGGGGCTGCGGGCCGGTCGGTTCACCATCGATCCGGTCGCGCTGGCCATCGGCGTGCAGAAGCTGGATCTGGGCGTGCTGCGGCAGCCGCTGGCCGAGCGGGGGCTCGGCTGGGAGGACGTGGCGGTGGTGTGCGTGCACCAGCCGTCGCTGGCGGCGCTGCACTGGTTGTGCGAGCTGATCGAGCTGCCCCGGGACAAGGCCGAGGTGACGATCGCCGAGCACGGCAACCTGGCCGCCGCCACGCTGCCGATGCAGCTGCATTTGGCCGAGCGGGCGGGGCGGCTCGCGCGCGGTGACCTCGTCGCCCTGGTGGGGGTGGCCAGCGGGCTCAGCTCGGGCACGGTGCTGCTGCGCTGGTGA
- a CDS encoding alpha/beta fold hydrolase produces MHLPGYPFRPRWFVREGLRHHYLDEGEATGAPVLMLHGNPSWSYLWRRLILALRGEHRCLAPDHLGMGLSDKPGADRYSHTLASRVADLDALTGHLIAERGAPDHGWTLVMHDWGGPIGMAWAARHPGRVSRLVVLNTAAFPNPHGPRVRPALRLPLWLLRETRLGERLFLRHHAFARLATLPPFGVRHRLPGDVRAAFLAPGDQLEHRLAVQRFVQDIPLGPGDRSWPLLLRAGESVAAFADRPVLIGWGLRDPVFDPLMLREWRRRLPNAQVHLFPRAGHYVLEDAHDRLVPAVTAFLRR; encoded by the coding sequence ATGCACCTGCCCGGCTACCCCTTCCGCCCCCGCTGGTTCGTCCGCGAGGGCCTGCGCCACCACTACCTGGACGAGGGCGAGGCGACCGGCGCGCCCGTGCTCATGCTGCACGGCAACCCGTCGTGGAGCTACCTGTGGCGGCGGCTCATCCTGGCGCTGCGCGGCGAGCACCGCTGCCTCGCCCCCGACCACCTCGGCATGGGCCTGTCGGACAAGCCGGGCGCGGACCGCTACTCCCACACGCTGGCCTCCCGCGTGGCCGACCTCGACGCGCTCACCGGCCACCTCATCGCCGAACGGGGCGCCCCCGACCACGGCTGGACGCTCGTGATGCACGACTGGGGCGGCCCCATCGGCATGGCCTGGGCCGCCCGCCACCCTGGCCGGGTGTCCCGGCTGGTCGTGCTCAACACCGCCGCCTTCCCCAACCCGCACGGCCCGCGCGTGCGCCCGGCGCTGCGGCTGCCGCTGTGGCTGCTGCGCGAGACGCGCCTGGGCGAGCGCCTGTTCCTGCGCCACCACGCCTTCGCCAGGCTGGCCACGCTGCCGCCGTTCGGAGTCCGTCACCGGCTGCCCGGGGACGTGCGTGCCGCCTTCCTCGCCCCCGGAGACCAGCTGGAGCACCGCCTGGCCGTGCAGCGGTTCGTCCAGGACATCCCGCTCGGCCCCGGCGACCGGTCGTGGCCGCTGCTGCTGCGGGCGGGGGAGAGCGTGGCCGCCTTCGCCGACCGGCCCGTCCTGATCGGCTGGGGGCTGCGCGACCCGGTCTTCGACCCGCTCATGCTACGCGAGTGGCGGCGGCGCCTGCCGAACGCCCAGGTGCACCTCTTCCCCCGGGCCGGGCACTACGTGCTGGAGGACGCCCACGACCGCCTCGTCCCCGCCGTCACCGCCTTCCTGCGGCGGTGA
- a CDS encoding oxidoreductase, translating to MIVKTERWALGGDLSVARIGYGAMKLTGWPRGDRPDRDTALAVLRRAVELGVNHIDTSHYYARDGVAANELIREALHPYPDDLVIVTKVGALVEGADIDLPASAKRGLTPDGLRRGVEANLRSLGVDRLDVVNLRMGDLDRDETSLAAPLETLLALREEGLIRQLGVSNVTAGEFAEARAMAPIACVQNLYNLTRREDDPIVDACAEAGIAFVPFFPVGGFQPLTAARLDAVAARHGATVPQVALAWLLARSPNILLIPGTGSPAHLEENVAAGALSLSPDDLADLG from the coding sequence ATGATCGTGAAGACGGAGCGATGGGCGCTGGGCGGCGATCTGAGCGTCGCGCGGATCGGCTACGGCGCGATGAAGCTGACCGGCTGGCCGAGAGGCGACCGCCCTGACAGGGACACGGCCCTCGCCGTCCTGCGCCGGGCCGTGGAGCTCGGGGTGAACCACATCGACACCTCGCACTACTACGCCCGTGACGGGGTGGCGGCCAACGAGCTGATCCGGGAGGCGCTGCATCCGTACCCGGACGACCTGGTGATCGTGACCAAGGTGGGCGCGCTGGTGGAGGGCGCCGACATCGACCTGCCCGCGTCGGCGAAGAGGGGCCTGACGCCCGACGGCCTGCGCCGCGGCGTCGAGGCGAACCTGCGCTCGCTCGGCGTGGACCGCCTCGACGTGGTGAACCTGCGGATGGGCGACCTCGACCGCGACGAGACGTCCCTGGCCGCGCCCTTGGAGACGTTGCTCGCGCTGCGTGAGGAGGGCCTGATCCGCCAGCTGGGCGTCTCCAACGTCACGGCCGGCGAGTTCGCCGAGGCCCGCGCGATGGCGCCGATCGCCTGCGTCCAGAACCTCTACAACCTGACGCGGCGTGAGGACGACCCGATCGTGGACGCGTGCGCGGAGGCCGGGATCGCGTTCGTCCCGTTCTTCCCGGTCGGCGGCTTCCAGCCGCTCACGGCCGCGCGCCTGGACGCCGTCGCCGCCCGGCACGGGGCCACCGTGCCGCAGGTGGCGCTGGCCTGGCTGCTGGCCCGCTCGCCGAACATCCTGCTCATCCCCGGCACCGGTTCGCCGGCCCACCTGGAGGAGAACGTCGCCGCCGGGGCACTGAGCCTGAGCCCGGACGACCTGGCCGACCTCGGCTAG
- a CDS encoding MMPL family transporter, translating into MPVGTGHRRALLPAGRVLPQDRPGVLDRLGRSAAGPAGRLVIAVWLLLLGAAVMWLPGLPQRLAPPSLEVPGSPSAVAAAEIARGFPELGSEQMMLAFGSATLGTGEPRYQRALAATVAALAARPDVGAMLPLPETAGGHPRHSYVLVGVHGDEPARQRNLPAQLAAARQAAADASAGAVTVTILGVSRAFAQLAHADLADLRSMEAMTVPVAAALLVLGLGAVGAALLPLVVGGAAIVTGVGALAAAAALAPVDSTMLTYTVTMSLGLGLDYTLLILLRYRQARRAGLPPRTAAGRATATAGGTVIWCAAAIVVTSCALLVVDVPWAHSLALAGMLAALVTLAAALTLGPALLSRLDRWLGWGTLPWRRRGGRPRRQPAWLRAAEHMMRRPGRYAVAAAAVLVLAAVPVLHLRMGLHYDRPALAGTDLGAGLAGLERDRVAGLTAVALPHPGSAAPVDTFAFQQALRADPRVSMATVLDNGRDLTVLLVADRCPPDGAAAAAFQHDLRALGARLLPAGQRLLAVGPAARLGDLAAGALEGLWQVLAVVLLASFGLLLLTFRSLLIPVKAVAMNLLCVCAAFGLLTVVFQDLGPPGADVNALLPLIVFTVVFGLSLDYEVFLVHRIAEHYRRDGDNTAAVLHGLRHTARPITLAAAIMAVTFGGLMLTRRLDFQQGGFAVAAAIVLDATVIRMVLVPSLMRLLGHRNWWLPWSRALTAAGRR; encoded by the coding sequence ATGCCGGTCGGTACGGGACACCGCCGAGCCCTGCTGCCCGCCGGGCGGGTCCTGCCGCAGGACAGGCCCGGCGTCCTCGACCGGCTCGGGCGGTCGGCGGCGGGCCCTGCCGGGCGGCTGGTCATCGCGGTGTGGCTGCTCCTGCTCGGCGCGGCCGTGATGTGGCTGCCGGGCCTGCCCCAGCGGCTGGCCCCGCCGTCGCTGGAGGTGCCGGGCTCCCCGTCGGCGGTGGCCGCGGCGGAGATCGCGCGCGGCTTCCCTGAGCTGGGGAGCGAGCAGATGATGCTGGCCTTCGGCTCGGCGACCCTGGGCACCGGCGAGCCGCGCTACCAGCGGGCGCTGGCCGCCACGGTGGCCGCGCTGGCCGCCCGGCCGGACGTCGGCGCGATGTTGCCGCTGCCGGAGACCGCCGGCGGGCATCCCCGCCACTCCTACGTGCTGGTGGGCGTGCACGGCGACGAGCCGGCCCGGCAGCGCAACCTGCCCGCCCAGCTCGCGGCCGCGCGGCAGGCCGCCGCGGACGCCTCGGCGGGCGCCGTCACCGTGACGATCCTGGGGGTGAGCCGTGCCTTCGCGCAGCTCGCGCACGCCGACCTGGCGGACCTGCGGTCGATGGAGGCCATGACGGTCCCGGTGGCGGCGGCGCTGCTGGTGCTGGGCCTGGGCGCGGTGGGCGCGGCGCTGCTGCCGCTGGTCGTGGGCGGCGCGGCGATCGTGACCGGTGTGGGCGCGCTCGCGGCGGCGGCTGCGCTGGCGCCCGTCGACTCGACCATGCTGACCTACACGGTCACCATGTCGCTGGGGCTGGGGCTGGACTACACACTGCTGATCCTGCTGCGTTACCGCCAGGCCCGGCGTGCGGGCCTGCCGCCCCGGACGGCCGCCGGACGGGCCACCGCCACCGCGGGCGGCACCGTGATCTGGTGCGCGGCGGCGATCGTCGTCACCTCCTGCGCGCTGCTGGTCGTGGACGTGCCGTGGGCGCACTCCCTGGCGCTGGCCGGCATGCTGGCCGCCCTGGTCACCCTGGCCGCCGCGCTGACGCTGGGCCCGGCGCTGCTGTCCCGGCTCGACCGGTGGCTGGGGTGGGGCACGCTGCCGTGGCGGCGGCGTGGCGGGCGCCCGAGGCGGCAGCCCGCGTGGCTGCGGGCCGCCGAGCACATGATGCGGCGGCCCGGCCGGTACGCCGTGGCCGCCGCCGCCGTGCTGGTCCTGGCCGCCGTGCCGGTGCTGCACCTGCGGATGGGGCTGCACTACGACCGTCCGGCGCTGGCGGGCACCGACCTGGGCGCCGGGCTGGCCGGGCTGGAGCGGGACAGGGTGGCCGGGCTGACCGCCGTGGCGCTGCCGCATCCGGGCAGCGCCGCTCCCGTGGACACCTTCGCGTTCCAGCAGGCGCTGCGGGCCGATCCGAGGGTGTCCATGGCGACCGTGCTGGACAACGGCAGGGACCTGACCGTGCTGCTCGTCGCCGACCGGTGCCCGCCGGACGGGGCCGCCGCCGCCGCGTTCCAGCACGACCTGCGCGCGCTGGGAGCGCGCCTGCTGCCGGCCGGTCAGCGGCTGCTGGCCGTCGGGCCGGCGGCGCGGCTCGGTGACCTGGCGGCGGGCGCGCTGGAAGGGCTGTGGCAGGTGCTGGCGGTGGTGCTGCTGGCGTCGTTCGGGCTGCTGCTGCTGACCTTCCGCAGCCTGCTCATCCCGGTCAAGGCGGTCGCGATGAACCTGCTGTGCGTCTGCGCCGCCTTCGGGCTGCTCACCGTCGTCTTCCAGGACCTGGGCCCGCCGGGCGCCGACGTCAACGCGCTGCTGCCGCTGATCGTCTTCACCGTCGTGTTCGGCCTGTCGCTGGACTACGAGGTCTTCCTCGTCCACCGCATCGCCGAGCACTACCGCCGGGACGGCGACAACACCGCGGCCGTGCTGCACGGGCTGCGGCACACGGCGCGTCCCATCACGCTGGCAGCGGCCATCATGGCGGTCACGTTCGGCGGGCTGATGCTGACCCGGCGGCTGGACTTCCAGCAGGGCGGGTTCGCGGTGGCGGCGGCGATCGTCCTGGACGCCACGGTGATCCGTATGGTGCTGGTGCCGAGCCTGATGCGGCTGCTCGGGCACCGGAACTGGTGGCTGCCCTGGTCGCGGGCGCTCACCGCCGCAGGAAGGCGGTGA
- a CDS encoding fatty acid CoA ligase family protein codes for MTTPLFDVVAMTEHWTRAHPGTVACHVDRRRHAETLTYAQLDDLITRAATRLADAGVRPGTRTAVMVPPGQDLVAVVLALLRLRAVPVLIDPGLGARAVGACLAEAAPGAFVAVPRAHLARVLLGWARDSLHTTVTLATRTLWFARHRDRPATSQDAGGPALIAFTSGSTGAPKGVPYRHRHLAGQTGLLAHLGVLEPGATVYSTFLPFAVAAPSMGCAAVIPRLDLRRPERTDPAAMARSITTHGVRALFAAPALLDRLARHCLRHGLVLDSVEVVLTAGAPLPFRTLRRAQQCLPAHADVRSVYGATECLLVSMADAAELAATAAATARGAGTCLGGVLPGNRVRVVRITDEAIPRWSDDLLVPPGTVGEITVSGPAVGDPYLARPYESALARIDDHGEPVHRMGDLGWQDERGRLWFAGRKSERVRTGGGELYTDQVEPIVNALPGVRRSALVGVGPTDGRRAVLCVECEPGASRRARREVVERVRAQAGVIGDIAHVLAHPCFPMDVRHASKIRRPLLARWAARRLGTEER; via the coding sequence GTGACCACCCCGCTCTTCGACGTCGTGGCCATGACCGAGCACTGGACGCGCGCCCACCCCGGCACGGTGGCCTGCCACGTCGACCGGCGCCGCCACGCGGAGACACTGACCTACGCGCAGCTCGACGACCTCATCACCCGCGCCGCGACCCGGCTGGCCGATGCCGGCGTGCGGCCGGGGACGCGGACCGCCGTGATGGTGCCGCCAGGGCAGGATCTGGTCGCCGTGGTGCTGGCACTGCTGCGGCTGCGGGCCGTACCCGTCCTGATTGACCCGGGACTCGGCGCGCGGGCCGTCGGCGCGTGCCTGGCCGAGGCGGCTCCGGGAGCGTTCGTCGCGGTCCCGCGCGCGCACCTGGCGCGCGTCCTGCTGGGATGGGCGCGGGACAGCCTGCACACGACGGTCACGCTCGCCACCCGCACCCTGTGGTTCGCCCGCCACCGCGACAGGCCGGCAACGAGCCAGGACGCCGGCGGACCGGCGTTGATCGCCTTCACCTCGGGCTCCACCGGCGCGCCCAAGGGGGTGCCCTACCGTCACCGGCACCTGGCCGGGCAGACGGGGCTGCTGGCGCACCTCGGCGTGCTGGAGCCGGGAGCCACGGTGTACTCGACGTTCCTGCCGTTCGCGGTGGCGGCGCCGTCGATGGGCTGCGCGGCGGTCATCCCCCGGCTCGACCTGCGCCGCCCCGAACGCACCGACCCGGCCGCCATGGCCCGCTCCATCACCACGCACGGCGTGCGCGCCCTGTTCGCCGCGCCCGCCCTGCTGGACCGGCTCGCCCGCCACTGCCTGCGGCACGGGCTGGTGCTGGACAGCGTGGAGGTGGTGCTCACCGCCGGCGCGCCGCTGCCGTTCCGTACGCTGCGCCGCGCCCAGCAGTGCCTGCCCGCGCACGCCGACGTGCGCTCGGTGTACGGGGCCACCGAATGCCTGCTGGTCAGCATGGCCGACGCCGCCGAGCTCGCCGCCACGGCCGCGGCCACCGCCCGGGGCGCCGGCACCTGCCTGGGCGGTGTCCTGCCGGGCAACCGGGTCCGCGTCGTGCGCATCACCGACGAGGCGATCCCGCGCTGGTCGGACGACCTGCTGGTGCCGCCGGGGACCGTGGGGGAGATCACCGTGTCGGGCCCGGCGGTCGGGGATCCGTACCTCGCCCGCCCGTACGAGAGCGCCCTGGCCCGCATCGACGACCACGGCGAGCCCGTGCACCGCATGGGCGACCTCGGCTGGCAGGACGAGCGGGGGCGGCTGTGGTTCGCCGGGCGCAAGAGCGAGCGCGTGCGCACCGGCGGCGGCGAGCTGTACACCGACCAGGTCGAACCGATCGTGAACGCGCTGCCGGGAGTGCGGCGCAGCGCCCTGGTGGGCGTGGGCCCGACGGACGGCCGGCGCGCGGTCCTGTGCGTGGAGTGCGAGCCCGGCGCCTCGCGCCGCGCGCGCCGCGAGGTCGTCGAACGGGTGCGGGCGCAGGCAGGCGTCATCGGCGACATCGCCCACGTGCTGGCGCACCCGTGCTTCCCGATGGACGTCCGGCACGCCAGCAAGATCCGCCGCCCGCTGCTGGCCCGCTGGGCGGCGCGCAGGCTCGGCACGGAGGAGCGGTGA
- a CDS encoding acyl carrier protein, whose protein sequence is MSEEDIVTVVRERCAEILKVDPSRVTEGALLREDLEADSLDLAELHIALEDSWGPLPRETLADVRTVGDVLAKARLLLSGSA, encoded by the coding sequence GTGAGCGAAGAAGACATCGTGACCGTGGTACGCGAGCGTTGCGCCGAGATCCTCAAGGTCGATCCGAGCCGGGTCACCGAAGGCGCACTCCTGCGCGAGGACCTGGAGGCCGACAGCCTCGACCTGGCCGAGCTGCACATCGCCCTGGAGGACTCCTGGGGGCCCCTGCCCCGCGAGACCCTCGCCGACGTCAGGACCGTCGGCGACGTGCTCGCCAAGGCCCGGCTGCTGCTGAGCGGGTCCGCGTGA
- a CDS encoding PEMT/PEM2 family methyltransferase: MHTTTAARTSTWRLPIILLGISGLRLDRGTRYRPARLLLFASMATLQYLLAPVLTTPAAATAYAATVWLLYYGGLSLTLGGPGRTALIARYGEDRAYALYEVALGLLFMNQGFAQAVVIHAYGDSLPAAVPSWAAYTIGAALMAVGTLYKVWAASTAGLDTYYCRDMFHGRPLTDASELVVAGPYRHLRNPMYGAGNLHAYGWAVWSGSLAGLAFAGAFQLGIYLFYHLCERPFIERAYVRR, from the coding sequence ATGCACACCACCACCGCCGCGCGGACCAGCACCTGGCGGCTGCCCATCATCCTGCTCGGCATCTCCGGCCTGCGCCTGGACCGGGGCACCCGCTACCGCCCCGCACGCCTGCTCCTGTTCGCCTCGATGGCCACCCTGCAGTACCTGCTCGCCCCCGTGCTGACGACCCCGGCCGCCGCCACCGCCTACGCCGCGACGGTGTGGCTGCTGTACTACGGCGGGCTGAGCCTGACGCTCGGCGGCCCCGGACGCACCGCGCTCATCGCCCGCTACGGCGAGGACCGCGCCTACGCCCTGTACGAGGTCGCCCTCGGCCTGCTCTTCATGAACCAGGGCTTCGCCCAGGCCGTCGTCATCCACGCCTACGGCGACAGCCTCCCCGCCGCCGTCCCGTCCTGGGCCGCCTACACCATCGGGGCGGCCCTCATGGCGGTGGGCACGCTCTACAAGGTATGGGCGGCCAGCACGGCCGGCCTGGACACCTACTACTGCCGCGACATGTTCCACGGCCGCCCGCTCACGGACGCGAGCGAGCTGGTCGTCGCCGGCCCCTACCGGCACCTGCGCAACCCCATGTACGGGGCCGGCAACCTGCACGCCTACGGCTGGGCCGTCTGGTCCGGCTCGCTGGCGGGACTCGCCTTCGCGGGGGCCTTCCAGCTCGGCATCTACCTCTTCTACCACCTGTGTGAGCGCCCCTTCATCGAGCGCGCCTACGTCAGGCGGTGA
- a CDS encoding NAD-dependent epimerase/dehydratase family protein: MKVLVTGGGGFLGQAVCRLLAERGEQVSALNRRRYPALAELGVVQHAADIRDQDAVRAAVTGCEAVVHCAALAGLWGPASAYRSTNVRGTANVIDACLRAGVARLVHTSSPSVVHAGRDLEGVDESAPYARRFPAAYPASKAGAERLVLAADGDRLATVALRPHLVWGPGDPHFLPHLAAKARCGRLVLPHAPGKRVDTVYVDNAAEAHLLALDALTFGAPPAGRAYFITQGEPTTLADWIDGLLAAAGLPPVARRVPARPARLAATAVEYAYRLARVRAAPPITRMAAVQATTSHWFDISAARRDLGYEPRVSTAAGMGRLAAHLSGNTSRRP; the protein is encoded by the coding sequence GTGAAGGTCCTGGTGACCGGCGGCGGCGGGTTCCTCGGCCAGGCCGTCTGCCGCCTCCTGGCGGAGCGGGGCGAGCAGGTCTCGGCGCTGAACCGCCGCCGCTACCCGGCGCTGGCCGAGCTGGGCGTGGTCCAGCACGCCGCCGACATCCGCGACCAGGACGCCGTACGGGCCGCCGTGACCGGCTGCGAGGCCGTCGTGCACTGCGCCGCCCTGGCCGGCCTGTGGGGGCCGGCCTCCGCCTACCGCTCGACCAACGTGCGGGGCACGGCGAACGTCATCGACGCCTGCCTGCGCGCCGGCGTCGCCCGCCTGGTGCACACCTCCTCGCCGAGCGTCGTGCACGCCGGCCGCGACCTGGAGGGCGTGGACGAGTCGGCCCCGTACGCGCGCCGCTTCCCCGCCGCCTACCCGGCGAGCAAGGCCGGCGCCGAACGGCTGGTGCTGGCCGCCGACGGTGACCGGCTGGCCACGGTCGCGCTGCGCCCCCACCTCGTCTGGGGGCCGGGCGACCCGCACTTCCTGCCGCACCTCGCCGCCAAGGCCAGGTGCGGCCGGCTCGTCCTGCCGCACGCCCCCGGCAAGCGCGTCGACACCGTGTACGTCGACAACGCCGCAGAAGCCCACCTCCTGGCCCTGGACGCCCTGACTTTCGGGGCACCCCCCGCCGGCCGCGCCTACTTCATCACCCAGGGCGAGCCGACCACGCTCGCCGACTGGATCGACGGCCTGCTCGCGGCGGCCGGGCTGCCCCCGGTGGCCCGGCGGGTGCCGGCCCGCCCGGCCCGCCTGGCCGCCACCGCCGTCGAGTACGCCTACCGGCTCGCCCGCGTCCGGGCCGCACCGCCGATCACCCGGATGGCGGCCGTCCAGGCCACCACCTCCCACTGGTTCGACATCTCCGCCGCCCGCCGCGACCTCGGATACGAGCCGCGCGTCAGCACGGCGGCGGGCATGGGCAGGCTCGCCGCCCACCTGTCGGGGAACACCTCGCGGAGGCCCTGA